The genomic stretch TACAACCGATACTATTAATACTGTAATTCATCCAAGTTCACCTTATGCATATAATGGTTGGACGATTGAATATCCATCAACAACGGCATCAAATCATATTGTTACAAACTCAGGGCTTCAAGCAAATATGCATTTAGCATTAAATACTGACGGAACCTTTAATGCTGCGGGCAGTGTACTTCCAACAGGTAATGTAAATATTGGTGTACCAACACAAACGGCAGCAACTGTTAATATTGATATGGATTTTACGAATACAAAACAAGTGGCAGGAACTAGCACTGTTGCTTATGAAAAAACTGGTTATGCTGCAGGAACATTAGATAGTGTGAGCTTAAATAAAGCTGGCGAAGTTGTTGGAACTTTTTCCAATGGACAAAATCAAGTTTTGGCACAAGTTGCTTTAGCGGCTTTTAATAATCCAGGTGGTTTAACAAAACTTGGTAGCAATACTTACTCTGTTTCAGCAAACTCTGGTGAACCACAAATCGGCACTGCTGCAACCGGTGGTAGAGGTTCTTTAACACCAGGTGCACTTGAAATGTCGAATGTAGACTTATCACAACAATTTTCGGATATGATTGTAACACAACGTGGGTTCCAATCTAATTCAAAAATTATAACTGTATCTGATGAAATGTTAGAAACTTTGGTTAATATGAAACGTTAATAATTAGTAGATGATATAAGAAGGGGGTACAATCCCCCTTCTTAAAGAAAATAAGAGGTGTAATATGATAAAGATTACTAAATTTAATACTAATGATAAAGAATTGGTATTAAACGCTGAGTTGATAGAAACGATAGAAGAGACACCTGATACTGTGATTACGTTGCTAAATGGTAAAAAATTAATAGTAGAAGAAAGTATGGATGACATTGTAAGAAAGGTAATGGATTATCGTAGAGCTCTTGGTAGAGGTCTGCGTTGATTTGTTATTTAAAATAGATTTTAGGTAGTTACTGTAATACAAGGAGGTATAATTGTGGCTGAAGAAGAAAAAAGTGGTAAAAAGTTTCCGTTGCTGTTAGTGGTAGGACTGATAGTAGCAGGTCTTGTTTTAGCCGGTGGAGTATCATATTTTATAGCAATGCATGTTATGAATAAAAATGCTGCACAGACAGAACATAGAGATCCGGGAGTATTTGTTAAGCTAGGCGATCCTAAAGAAGGCTTAATTGTTAATGTCGGTGGTGTTAATACCGGTCGTTATCTTAAAATTGGGGTTGTGTTAGAATTAAGCCCTGATAGTGTTGGTAAAGATGGTAAAATTGCTCCGGCTAATGAGACTAAAATTTTAGACGCAGTACTACAAGTATTACGTGCTAAAAAAGCGGAAGATTTTGACCCTAGCAAACAAGGTGCTTTAAAAATTAACATAAAAGAAGAAGTTAATAAAGCATTTGGTAAGGATTGTGTTTATGAGGTTTACATTACGACATTTGTGTTACAGTAATTTAGTTAATAATAATTTTGGTTTAAAGGAGGGGAAATCCTTTGTCAGGGGCTGATGTTTTATCACAATCAGAAATAGATCAGCTTTTATCAGCGCTATCAACCGGGGTTGTTTCAGCGGAAGAGATGAAAGTTGAGGAAAAACAGAAAAAAGTCAAGGTTTATGATTTTAAACGCCCTGATAAATTTTCTAAAGATCAGATTCGTACTTTATATATGCTACATGAAAATTTTGCCCGCCTTTTAAACACTTATTTATCAACTAATCTACGAACTTTAGTAAATATTAGTGTTGCTTCGGTAGAGCAATTGGCATATGAAGAGTTTATAAGGTCATTGTCAAATCCCAGTGTAATTGGTATTTTTAATATGTCTCCATTGAAAGGTAATGTTATCTTTGAAATTAATCCTAATATTGCCTTTTCAATTATTGATAGGTTATTTGGAGGCGAAGGTACAGTTATTAATAAAATAAGAACTTTGACTGATATAGAAGAAACTATTATTAGAAAAGTTATCACCAAGTCTTTAGACAATTTGCAAGAAGCTTGGAGGCATGTGGTCAATACAGAACCTCGTTTGGAGGTTATTGAAACGAATCCGCAATTTACACAAATTGTACCGCCTAATGATATGGTTGTTATTGTTACGTTACAAACTCAAATTGGGCAGGTGGAAGGCTTAATAAATATTTGTATACCATATTTGGTATTAGAACCAATAATGTCAAAATTAACAACGACGTTTTGGGTAGCATCCTCTATCGCTAAACAAGCTCATCCGGAACAGGTTGATATTTTAGAGAAAAAAATCAAAAAGACTTATGTTCCGTTAGCAGTAGAATTAGGTACTATTAATTTGTCGGTTCGAGAGTTGTTAAGTCTTAATATAAACGATGTTTTAAAACTGGATACAACAGTTGGCAGTGAACTTAAGGTTATTGTAGGAAGAAAAGCTAAGTTTTTATGCCATCCGGGTACTGCGAATAAAAAAGTTGCAGTGCAAATATCTGGCGTAAATATAGAAGGAGATGATGAAGATGAATGACGGCTTTCTTTCGCAAGAAGAGATAGATGCTTTGTTAAAGGGTGGCGGAGATAGTGCTACACCAGAACCGGTAGCAGCAGAGTTATCGGAGATGGAACAAGATGCCCTAGGGGAAATAGGAAATATTTCAATGGGAAGTGCTGCGACAACTTTGTCTGTTTTATTGGGACGGAGGGTTTCAATAACAACTCCTAAAGTTGAAGTTATCACTTTTGAAAATATAAAAAATAATTATCCGCTTCCATATTTGATTATTGAAGTTGGTTATACCCAAGGAATTAAAGGAAATAATATTTTAGCAATCAGAGAACAAGATTCTTTGATTATTGCTGATTTGATGATGGGTGGAGATGGCACTAATCCGTCGGTAGAATTAAATGAACTGTCGATGAGTGCTGTCGGTGAAGCAATGAATCAAATGATGGGTTCGGTAGCGACATCAATGTCGACAATGTTTAATAAAATGGTTGATATTTCACCACCGGTAGTAAATTTGATTGACTTATCAAATACAAATAATCTGGAAAATCTTGCTACTGCAGACGGTGACTTGCTGGTTAAAATCGCATTTAGAATGGAAGTTGAAGGCTTAATTGATAGTGAAATAATGCAAATTTTACCGGTTGATATATCAAAAGAGATGGTGGATAGTTTGATGAACTCAGCACAAGACTCAACACCACCACCACCACAGGATTTGGCACCACAGGTTCAACAAGCTCCCCCTGTACAAGCCCCACAGGCAGTACAATATGCACAACAACCGCAAATGCAACAAGCTCAGCCGGTAATGATGCAACAACCTGTACAACAACAATATATGCAAAATCCTAATGTTGTTAATGTCCCTGTACAACCGGTGCAATTTGCACCGTTAACACCACTAGGGGTGACAGGTAATGAAGGCAATATTGGTTTAATTATGGATGTTCCGTTGCAGGTAACTGTAGAATTAGGGCGAACTAAGAAATTAATTAGAGATATTTTAGAGTTATCAACCGGCTCTGTGATTGAGCTTGATAAATTAGCAGGTGAACCGGTCGATATATTGGTTAACGGAAAATTGTTGGCCAAAGGTGAAGTTGTTGTAATTGATGAAAATTTTGGAGTAAGAATTACAGATATAATTAGTGCACTGGAAAGAGCAAGTACAATACAGTAAATAAAAACTTTTTATAAGGGAGAGATTGATATGGCAATTAGAGTTTTAGTTGTTGATGATGCGGCGTTCATGAGAATGATGGTTAAGGATATTTTATCAAAAAATGGTTACGATGTAGTGGGAGAAGCGGAAAATGGTTTAAAAGCTGTAGAAAAATATCAAGAGTTAAAACCTGATTTAACGACAATGGATATAACTATGCCAGAAATGGATGGAATTACAGCAGTTAAAGAAATAAAAAAAGTTGACCCTAATGCAAAGATTATAATGTGTAGTGCGATGGGACAACAAGCAATGGTTATTGAGGCAATTCAAGCCGGTGCTCGTGATTTTATTGTTAAGCCATTCCAACCTGATAGAGTGTTAGAGGCTGTTAGAAAAGCTGTTGGTTAAAATGTTACAAAAAAATAAAACTATTATTATAGTTGTGTTGTTGCTATGTGTTAGTGCTTTCTTTTGGGGGAATGCTTTTGCTCAAGAGCAAGCTAATAATGTTAAAAACGGTTACTTAACTTACCAAGAACCGGCAACAACACAATCTTCTTGGTTATCAACCATATCATATATGATTAGCTTATTGTTTGTCTTTGCGCTAATTGCAGGGTTAGCTTATTTTACTTCTAAATTTTTAGGTAATAAACTTTCGTTTCGTGGACAAAATAAATCCACTAAAATCCTCGAAACATTACCGCTAGGACCGAATAAGTGTATATATGTGGTTGAAATAGCCGGTAGTGTTATGCTGATAGGGGTAACTGATAAAGAGATAAATTTGATTAAAGAAATAACTGATGAAATGGAAATTGAAAAATTAAGAGTTAATGCGATAAATTCAGAGATTGAATTTGATTTTAATAATATTTTTCATAAACAGATTAATTCTTTAGAAAGTATTTCTAAGCGGTTTCCATCGTTACTTAATAAGCGAAATAAAAATTTTTGAGGTTAATGTATGAGAAGAGGTAAAACAAGTGTTTAAACAACAAAATGTTGTTTTGTTATTGGTGCTGGCGTTACTATTAATTCCGGTAACTGGTTTGGCGGCACCATTAATTCCCAATATAAACATTGATGTTGGTACTGCTACTAATCCGCAAGAGGTATCAACTTCATTGCAAATTTTGGCACTGATGACGATTTTATCGTTAGCGCCGGCAATTTTGATAATGACTACTTCGTTTATTAGAATAATAGTGGTATTATCCTTTTTAAGAAGTGCCTTGGCAACACAACAGATGCCACCAAATCAAGTTATTGTTGGTTTAGCCTTATTTTTAACGTTTTTTGTAATGTCACCATATTTGCAACAAGCTAATGAAAAAGGGTTACAGCCATATTTAAATGGAACAATAACGCAAGAAAGAGCAATTGATGAAACGGTAAAACCAATTCGAGAATTTATGTTTAAGCAAACTCGAGAAAGTGATTTGGCGTTATTTGTTAATCTGTCACAGGCTCCACAGCCCGATACGCCGGAGGATGTTTCTACGCTGACTTTAGTCCCGGCGTTTGTTATTAGTGAATTAAAAACAGCGTTTCAAATTGGCTTTATGATTTATATTCCGTTTATTGTTATTGATATGATTGTCGCCAGTACCTTGATGTCAATGGGGATGATGATGTTACCGCCGGTTATGATATCCTTACCATTTAAAATATTATTATTTGTAATGGTGGATGGTTGGCACTTAATCATTAGATCGTTGATAGTTAGTTTTAAATAGGAGCTGTTGTTATGTCTAGTGATTTAGTAGTACAAATGGCCCGAGAAGCATTATTCATGGTTATGTTGATTTCAGCACCAATGCTAGGCTTGGGGATGTTGGTGGGGATTTTAGTTAGTGTTTTCCAAGCTACAACTCAAATTCAAGAGCAAACTTTAGCATTTATTCCTAAAATTGTGGCAGTGTTTGTGGCAATTTTGATTTTTGGTCCATGGATGTTAAGGTTATTGACAGATTATATTAGAGAGTTATTTGTGAATTTACCTAGCTTAATTGGTTAAAGGCGGAACTGTTTTGGACTTATATGATATTTTACAAAATCACATAGGGATTTTCTTATTAATTTTAACTAGAGTTAGCGGAATTTTTATAATGGCTCCTTTTTTTGGTAGTAAAAATACTCCTGCCAAAATCAGAGCAGCCTTAAGTTTAGCGATTACTCTAGTTTTATTTCCGACAATTATGGCTAGTGGAATGAAGGTTGCTTTACCAATGACGTTGTTAGGTTATGTTGTAGCTGTGGCCTCGGAGTTATTTGTTGGTTGGGTAATAGGTTTTGTAGCTTATTTAACCTTTGCAGCAATTTTGATGGCAGGACAATTGTTAGATATGCAGGTTGGCTTTGGGGTTGTCAATGTTTTGGATCCGACTTCTGGACAGCAAGTTCCGTTGATTGGTAGTTTTAAATATAACTTGGCGTTATTAATTTTTTTGGTTACCAACAGCCATTATATTGTTTTGACGGCCTTAGTTGATAGTTTTACTATAATTCCAATTATCGGCATGCACTTAACAACGGCCCTCACTGATTTAATGATTGCGATGACTTGGGGGACATTTACTATCGCTATAAAGATTAGCATTCCGATAATTTTTGCAATTATCCTGATGGATGTTGCATTGGGAATTTTGGCAAGAACTATGCCTCAAATGAATATTTTCGTTGTTGGAGTGCCGGCCAAAATTTTTGTCGGCCTTTTTGTGCTATCTGTGACTTTACCGTTTTATATCTTGTTTTTGGATGTGGCTTTTCATGAAATGTATACCAACTTATATAACTTATTACGAACCTTATCATAAAAAGATAGTAGAGCCTCTCTTTGAATTTGATTTACAATGCTTTAATGGTGAAAAAACAGAAGAGGCTACGCCCAAAAAACGACAAGATGCTAAAAATAAGGGGCAGGTAAGTCGCAGTAATGAAATTAGTTCAACTTTTATTATTTTGATTGCCTTTTTAGCACTTAAGATTTTAGGACAGCATATTTATGATGAAATAAGTAATTTTACAATACATATATTCACTAATATTCCGCAAGAAGGTTTTACAGCTGATATTATGGGTGAATTGTTTATTAATATTATGTTGGTATTAGTTAAGACAGCCTTACCGATAATGTTGGCAATTACAGCAACAGGATTAATCATAAATTATTTTCAAGTTGGATTTTTGTTTACTTTTGAACCGATTATGCCAAGCTTAAGTAAGCTTGACCCAATAGAAGGCTTCAAGAGGATGTTTTCTAAAAGATCGTTAGTAGAGCTTATTAAGTCGATTATAAAAATAGTTGTTATTGGGTATTTTATTGTTTTATTTTTGCGTGAAGAATCAATGCATTTACCGAAGCTAATGGGGCTTGGATTAATGGATGCAATGCATTTGCTAGCAAGTTTAATTTTTACAATGGTTTTTAAAATAACGGCTGTGATGATGATTTTATCAATATTAGATTATTATTATCAAAAATGGGAACATGGTGAAAGCCTAAAAATGAGTAAGCAAGAGGTTAAAGAAGAATATAAACAATCAGAAGGTAATCCGCAGATTAAGGGAAAAATAAAAGAACGACAACGAGCTATGGCAATGCAACGGATGATGAAAGAAATTCCTAAAGCAGATGTAGTAATAACAAATCCGACGCATTTTGCGGTAGCAATAAAGTATGAAAAAGGAATGGCTGCTCCAATTGTAGTAGCAAAAGGGCAAGATTTAATTGCCAAACGAATTAGAGAAATTGCTCAAGAAGCAAAGGTTACTATTGTTGAAAATAAACCTTTAGCAAGAGCTTTATATAGCAGTACAGAAATTGGTGATATAATTCCGCCGGAATTGTATAAATCTGTTGCAGAAGTATTGGCACATGTTTATAAGATCAAGAAGAAACTTTCATAATAGCAGTATAAGGAGCGAAAAGTTTTGGCAAATCAAGCATCTTCTCCCGTTGGGATATTAAGTAAATACAGCGATATTTTGGTTGCCATTGCCATAATTACAATTGTAATTATGATGATTATACCGTTGCCAACTATTTTATTGGATTTGTTGTTATGCTTAAACATTACGATGGCGCTAGTTATTGTAATGGTTACAATTTATAATGTTGAGCCGTTAGACTTTTCGGTTTTTCCATCATTATTATTGGTAGCGACGTTATTTAGATTGGCGTTAAATGTATCTTCCACAAGACTTATTTTATTGGAAGGGTATGCCGGAGAAGTTATCATGTCGTTTGGTAATTTTGTTGTCGGTGGTAACGCCGTTGTTGGTTTTATCGTGTTTATAATTTTAGTTATCATTCAGTTTATTGTAATTACCAAAGGTGCTGAGCGTGTAGCTGAAGTTGCAGCTAGATTTACCTTGGATGCAATGCCTGGTAAGCAAATGAGTATTGATGCTGATTTGAATTCAGGAATGATTACTGATGAAGAAGCTCGTACCAGAAGACGCAATATTCAACGTGAGGCTGATTTTTATGGAGCGATGGATGGTGCCAGTAAGTTCGTAAAAGGGGATGCCATTGCGGCAATCATTATTATTATTATTAATATTCTCGGTGGCTTTGTTATCGGGATGGTTCAACGAAATCTCGATGCAGCTACGGCATTACAAACTTATACTTTATTGACAGTGGGTGAGGGTTTGGTAAATCAGATCCCAGCATTGTTAATATCAACAGCTACGGGAATAATTGTTACAAGAGCGGCTTCTGAAACAAATTTAGGAGTTGATATTCATAATCAGCTGTTTAGTAATCAAAGAATATTTTTTATTGCAACAGGGGTTTTAACTTTATTAGCAGTTGTTCCGGGGTTGCCGGGTATTCCGTTTATGGTTTTAGCAATTATTACTTTTATTATTGGGAACAGTTTGAGAAAATCAGTTAAAGATACCGGAGAAATTTCGGCAGCACAACAAGAAGAAAAAGAAAAAGAAGAAATTCGTAAACCGGAGAACATAATTTCTTTGTTGCAGGTTGACCCGATGGAACTAGAAATAGGTTATAGTTTAATTCCATTAGTTGACACCGGACAAGGTGGGGATTTACTGGAGCGGATTGTCATGATTCGTCGACAATGCGCCTTGGAGATGGGGCTAGTTGTCCCAACTATTAGAATTAGGGATAATATTCAAATCAAGCCTAATTCATATATTGTGAAGTTAAGAGGAATTGAAATTGCACGTGGCGAACTATTATTAGATCATTATTTAGCAATGAATGCTGGAACGGCTTATGAAGAAATTTCTGGAATAGATACAATTGAACCGGCCTTTGGATTGCCGGCGTTATGGATTACGGAAGCAGAGCGTGAACACGCTGAATTGGCAGGTTATACTGTAGTTGATGCAGTGTCGGTATTGGCAACACATTTAACTGAGGTTATTAAAGGACACGCTGCTGAAATATTAGGTCGACAAGAAACACAAAACTTGGTTGACAATGTTAAGCAAAGCAATGCTGCGGTTGTCGATGAGTTGGTGCCGGAATTATTGACTGTCGGTGAAATTCAAAAAGTGTTGGCAAACTTACTAAAAGAAAATATCTCTATTCGTGATATGGCTAGTATAATGGAAGTTCTGGCTGATTATGCAAGGCTTACTAAAGACACTGAAATTTTAACAGAGTATGTTCGACATGCCTTGGCGCGACAAATTTCACGGCAATATGCACAAAATAATATTATTCATTGCGTTAGTTTAGATCCGGTGGCTGAAAGTTTAATTGCCAATAATATTCAGCGGACAGAAGCTGGCTCATATGTTAGCTTGGACCCTAATAATATGCAGAAACTTTTAAATGGTTTAAATGTTGAACTTAAAAAGATGACAGATGTAGGTTATTTACCGATTATTATAACAAGTCCAAATATTAGATTATATTTCAAAAAATTAATAGAGCGCAGTGCAGCTGGAATTGTTGTACTATCGCATGCTGAAATTGAATCAAATACTGAATTAAAAGTACTAGGGGTGGTGAGAATCTAGATGAAGTTTAAAGTTTTCACAGCAAATACTATTCAAGAAGCGATGGCACAAGTGAAAAGTGAGTTAGGGATGGATGCTGTTATCCTTCATACTCGAAGATTTAATAAAGGTGGTATTTTTGGCTATTTGGGCAAAGAAATGGTCGAAGTAATGGCTGCTATTGATGATAAACAGCAAGAAAAAGTCAAGCTACCAAAAGAAGAGTTTAAAGAGCTATTAACAGAAAAAGCTAAGATTGTTGAAACTACACCACCACCGGTAGTAGCACCGCCAATACCGGTGCCTATTCAAGAAAAAACTAATCCCAACAATGAAAATCCAGAGAAAATAAATTTCATTCCGCAACAGGTTTCGGTTAAAGCTTATCGTGAAAATAAAGAATCAAAAGAACAAGATAAAAAGATAAAAGAACTGGAACTAGAGTTAACTAACATGAAAAAAATGTTAGAGCAGGTAATTAATGAAGTTCCGCAGAATAATATAGATAAAGTTTCTTTATTTCAAGCGTTAATAGATAATGAAGTTGATGATAAAACTGCACAAAAAATTTTAGAAGATATTGTTGAACCGGCAGTATTGGAAGATATAAATCATCCTAAAGCGATTGAATTAGTAGCAAAAGGAGTTTCTAAAACTCTACCGGAGGCAAAAGGAATTAGCTATAAAAAAGGCGAATCTAAGATAGTAGCACTAATTGGGGCTACTGGCGTTGGCAAAACAACGACTATTGCAAAATTAGCAGCCACTTTTGTGTTAAAGAAAAACTGTAAGGTTGCCTTAATTACTGCAGATACATATCGTATTTCTGCGGTTGAACAACTAAAGACCTATGCCGATATAATTGGTATACCAATTGAAATTGTTTATTCTCCGGAGGATTTAAGCAGTGCACTAATCAAACATAGTGATAAAGAGCTAATCTTAGTCGATACAGCTGGGCGAAGCCAACATAATCAATTTCAAATTGCGGAATTACAATCGTTGTTAGAAGTAAACCCCAATATTGAAAAACATCTAGTGCTGAGCTCAACTACTAAGTACAAAGATGCTGCTGATATTATCAGAAAATTTTCAATTTGTTCGCCAAATAAAATTTTATTCACAAAAACAGATGAAACCGGTAGTTTAGGAACGATTGTTAATTTAGCTAATCAATTTTCGTTAACTTTATCTTATTTAACAACGGGTCAAAGTGTACCTGATGATATAATTTTGGCAGAGCCAAAGGAATTAGCTAAGTTGATTTTGAGGAAGTAATTATGGATCAAGCAAAAATGTTGCGTAGACTAGTTGAAGAACGACAAAAAAATGAGAATGGTCCGAAGATAATCGCCATAACGAGTGGAAAAGGTGGCGTTGGTAAAACTAATTTTACCGTTAATTTGGCAATTGCAATGGCGATGTGTGGTAAAAAAATATTAATAATTGATGCCGATCTAGGGATGGCAAATGTTGATGTTATTTTAGGAACTACGCCACAATATAACTTATTGAACTTGCTAGATGATAACTTAAGCTTAGAAGAAATAATGGCGACTGGGCCACATGATATAAAATATATCTCAGGTGGTTCTGGTTTGGAAAAACTGGCCAATTTAAATATTAATGAATTAGAATATATTATTGATAAAATTGATCAATGTGAATATGTTGCAGATTACATTTTTATTGATACTGGTGCTGGTCTTAACAAAAATGTACTGAATTTTATTATTGCGGCTGATGAAGTTATTTTATTAACGACACCAGAACCTACTGCAATTACGGATGCATATGCTATAATGAAAGCATACAGTTATTATTCAAAACAATCCTTAATTGGGGTTGTGGTTAATAGAATTTTTGAAGATAATGAAGAAGAGTTGGTGTTAAGTAAATTAAGTAAAACCGCTGAAAAATTCTTGGATTTATACGTAAAAAAAATAGGTGGCATCTATGAAGATCGTAATTTAATAAAAGCAGTAAAAGCACAACAACCGGTGCTGATGGCATATCCTAATACTATTGCTTCGCGTTGTATAAAAGACATTGCTTACAATATGATTAATGATGTTCAATTAACCAGGTATGGTGGTTTAAGAGGATTTTTGGATAAATTACGCAGAATTTTACGATAATATTAAAGAAAATGGAGGTATAGTATGGCAAATGAAGAAATAGTAAAGTTAGATGATGTAATAAAGATTAATCAACCGTTAGAAATAAGATTGGAATATGATGAAAATAGATATGCCAGTCGTGTTGAAGATATAAAAAACGGCAACTTGATTATTGCTATGCCAATGAAAAAAGGTGAGCCTCTAATTCCTTTAAGTGGAAGTAAATTTGAAGCTAATTTCACCTCAGAGATGGGACATTACAAATTTTCTGCGGTGTACAAGGGCAAGGATTTATATCCAATGCCTGTTTGGATAACTAGTTTTCCAGAAGAAGCAAAAAAAATCCAAAAACGTGAGTTTGTTAGAATTGACTTAATAATGCCGGCGACTATTAGATTTGAAACTGAAGATGAAAAATTTACTGATCCGGTTTATGCCAGAGTAAAAGATATTAGTGGTGGCGGAATCAGGTTAGTATTACATAAA from Negativicutes bacterium encodes the following:
- a CDS encoding flagellar FlbD family protein; the protein is MIKITKFNTNDKELVLNAELIETIEETPDTVITLLNGKKLIVEESMDDIVRKVMDYRRALGRGLR
- a CDS encoding flagellar basal body-associated FliL family protein, with translation MHVMNKNAAQTEHRDPGVFVKLGDPKEGLIVNVGGVNTGRYLKIGVVLELSPDSVGKDGKIAPANETKILDAVLQVLRAKKAEDFDPSKQGALKINIKEEVNKAFGKDCVYEVYITTFVLQ
- the fliM gene encoding flagellar motor switch protein FliM, which translates into the protein MSGADVLSQSEIDQLLSALSTGVVSAEEMKVEEKQKKVKVYDFKRPDKFSKDQIRTLYMLHENFARLLNTYLSTNLRTLVNISVASVEQLAYEEFIRSLSNPSVIGIFNMSPLKGNVIFEINPNIAFSIIDRLFGGEGTVINKIRTLTDIEETIIRKVITKSLDNLQEAWRHVVNTEPRLEVIETNPQFTQIVPPNDMVVIVTLQTQIGQVEGLINICIPYLVLEPIMSKLTTTFWVASSIAKQAHPEQVDILEKKIKKTYVPLAVELGTINLSVRELLSLNINDVLKLDTTVGSELKVIVGRKAKFLCHPGTANKKVAVQISGVNIEGDDEDE
- the fliY gene encoding flagellar motor switch phosphatase FliY yields the protein MNDGFLSQEEIDALLKGGGDSATPEPVAAELSEMEQDALGEIGNISMGSAATTLSVLLGRRVSITTPKVEVITFENIKNNYPLPYLIIEVGYTQGIKGNNILAIREQDSLIIADLMMGGDGTNPSVELNELSMSAVGEAMNQMMGSVATSMSTMFNKMVDISPPVVNLIDLSNTNNLENLATADGDLLVKIAFRMEVEGLIDSEIMQILPVDISKEMVDSLMNSAQDSTPPPPQDLAPQVQQAPPVQAPQAVQYAQQPQMQQAQPVMMQQPVQQQYMQNPNVVNVPVQPVQFAPLTPLGVTGNEGNIGLIMDVPLQVTVELGRTKKLIRDILELSTGSVIELDKLAGEPVDILVNGKLLAKGEVVVIDENFGVRITDIISALERASTIQ
- a CDS encoding response regulator translates to MAIRVLVVDDAAFMRMMVKDILSKNGYDVVGEAENGLKAVEKYQELKPDLTTMDITMPEMDGITAVKEIKKVDPNAKIIMCSAMGQQAMVIEAIQAGARDFIVKPFQPDRVLEAVRKAVG
- the fliO gene encoding flagellar biosynthetic protein FliO translates to MLQKNKTIIIVVLLLCVSAFFWGNAFAQEQANNVKNGYLTYQEPATTQSSWLSTISYMISLLFVFALIAGLAYFTSKFLGNKLSFRGQNKSTKILETLPLGPNKCIYVVEIAGSVMLIGVTDKEINLIKEITDEMEIEKLRVNAINSEIEFDFNNIFHKQINSLESISKRFPSLLNKRNKNF
- the fliP gene encoding flagellar type III secretion system pore protein FliP (The bacterial flagellar biogenesis protein FliP forms a type III secretion system (T3SS)-type pore required for flagellar assembly.), which produces MFKQQNVVLLLVLALLLIPVTGLAAPLIPNINIDVGTATNPQEVSTSLQILALMTILSLAPAILIMTTSFIRIIVVLSFLRSALATQQMPPNQVIVGLALFLTFFVMSPYLQQANEKGLQPYLNGTITQERAIDETVKPIREFMFKQTRESDLALFVNLSQAPQPDTPEDVSTLTLVPAFVISELKTAFQIGFMIYIPFIVIDMIVASTLMSMGMMMLPPVMISLPFKILLFVMVDGWHLIIRSLIVSFK
- the fliQ gene encoding flagellar biosynthesis protein FliQ → MSSDLVVQMAREALFMVMLISAPMLGLGMLVGILVSVFQATTQIQEQTLAFIPKIVAVFVAILIFGPWMLRLLTDYIRELFVNLPSLIG
- the fliR gene encoding flagellar type III secretion system protein FliR; translation: MDLYDILQNHIGIFLLILTRVSGIFIMAPFFGSKNTPAKIRAALSLAITLVLFPTIMASGMKVALPMTLLGYVVAVASELFVGWVIGFVAYLTFAAILMAGQLLDMQVGFGVVNVLDPTSGQQVPLIGSFKYNLALLIFLVTNSHYIVLTALVDSFTIIPIIGMHLTTALTDLMIAMTWGTFTIAIKISIPIIFAIILMDVALGILARTMPQMNIFVVGVPAKIFVGLFVLSVTLPFYILFLDVAFHEMYTNLYNLLRTLS
- the flhB gene encoding flagellar biosynthesis protein FlhB, with the translated sequence MKCIPTYITYYEPYHKKIVEPLFEFDLQCFNGEKTEEATPKKRQDAKNKGQVSRSNEISSTFIILIAFLALKILGQHIYDEISNFTIHIFTNIPQEGFTADIMGELFINIMLVLVKTALPIMLAITATGLIINYFQVGFLFTFEPIMPSLSKLDPIEGFKRMFSKRSLVELIKSIIKIVVIGYFIVLFLREESMHLPKLMGLGLMDAMHLLASLIFTMVFKITAVMMILSILDYYYQKWEHGESLKMSKQEVKEEYKQSEGNPQIKGKIKERQRAMAMQRMMKEIPKADVVITNPTHFAVAIKYEKGMAAPIVVAKGQDLIAKRIREIAQEAKVTIVENKPLARALYSSTEIGDIIPPELYKSVAEVLAHVYKIKKKLS
- the flhA gene encoding flagellar biosynthesis protein FlhA; this encodes MANQASSPVGILSKYSDILVAIAIITIVIMMIIPLPTILLDLLLCLNITMALVIVMVTIYNVEPLDFSVFPSLLLVATLFRLALNVSSTRLILLEGYAGEVIMSFGNFVVGGNAVVGFIVFIILVIIQFIVITKGAERVAEVAARFTLDAMPGKQMSIDADLNSGMITDEEARTRRRNIQREADFYGAMDGASKFVKGDAIAAIIIIIINILGGFVIGMVQRNLDAATALQTYTLLTVGEGLVNQIPALLISTATGIIVTRAASETNLGVDIHNQLFSNQRIFFIATGVLTLLAVVPGLPGIPFMVLAIITFIIGNSLRKSVKDTGEISAAQQEEKEKEEIRKPENIISLLQVDPMELEIGYSLIPLVDTGQGGDLLERIVMIRRQCALEMGLVVPTIRIRDNIQIKPNSYIVKLRGIEIARGELLLDHYLAMNAGTAYEEISGIDTIEPAFGLPALWITEAEREHAELAGYTVVDAVSVLATHLTEVIKGHAAEILGRQETQNLVDNVKQSNAAVVDELVPELLTVGEIQKVLANLLKENISIRDMASIMEVLADYARLTKDTEILTEYVRHALARQISRQYAQNNIIHCVSLDPVAESLIANNIQRTEAGSYVSLDPNNMQKLLNGLNVELKKMTDVGYLPIIITSPNIRLYFKKLIERSAAGIVVLSHAEIESNTELKVLGVVRI